Proteins found in one Nocardia brasiliensis ATCC 700358 genomic segment:
- a CDS encoding class I SAM-dependent methyltransferase: protein MSEDRHAEANTLLGTAGTARTRIGSAASQQASRRWWDADAGQYHQTHAEFLGVDSPDGEFVWCPEGLHEGDMRFLGEVAGKRVLEIGCGSAPCSRWLAGHGAQPVGLDLSMGMLTRGLDAMRRGGPQVPLVQAGAEALPFADASFDLACSAFGAIPFVADSAQVMREVARVLRPGGRWVFSVNHPMRWIFPDDPGPAGLTAAIPYFDRTPYVEVDGAGEPTYVEHHRTVGDRVREIVSAGLLLVDLVEPDWPEWLDREWGQWSPLRGEIFPGTAIFIAQKP, encoded by the coding sequence GTGTCGGAAGATCGCCATGCAGAGGCAAACACACTGCTCGGGACCGCGGGAACGGCGCGAACCCGGATCGGCTCGGCCGCCAGCCAGCAGGCCAGCCGGCGCTGGTGGGACGCGGACGCGGGCCAGTACCACCAGACGCACGCGGAGTTCCTCGGCGTCGATTCCCCAGACGGCGAATTCGTCTGGTGCCCGGAGGGCCTGCACGAGGGCGATATGCGTTTTCTCGGCGAGGTCGCGGGCAAGCGGGTGCTCGAGATCGGCTGCGGGTCGGCGCCGTGTTCGCGCTGGCTGGCCGGGCATGGCGCGCAGCCAGTCGGGCTGGACCTCTCGATGGGCATGCTGACCCGCGGGCTCGACGCGATGCGACGCGGCGGACCGCAGGTGCCGCTGGTTCAGGCGGGCGCGGAAGCGCTGCCGTTCGCCGACGCCTCCTTCGACCTGGCCTGTTCGGCGTTCGGCGCGATTCCGTTCGTCGCCGATTCGGCTCAGGTGATGCGCGAGGTGGCCCGAGTGCTGCGACCCGGCGGCCGCTGGGTCTTCTCGGTGAATCACCCGATGCGCTGGATCTTTCCCGACGATCCGGGCCCGGCCGGGCTCACCGCCGCCATCCCCTATTTCGATCGCACCCCGTATGTCGAGGTGGACGGCGCGGGCGAGCCGACCTACGTCGAACACCACCGCACCGTCGGGGATCGCGTCCGCGAGATCGTGTCCGCCGGCCTGCTGCTGGTGGACCTCGTCGAGCCGGACTGGCCCGAATGGCTGGACCGCGAATGGGGTCAGTGGAGTCCGCTGCGCGGTGAGATCTTCCCCGGAACCGCGATCTTCATCGCGCAGAAGCCCTAA